From the genome of Nitrosomonas sp. Is79A3:
TATTAGCAGCAGGCATTTTGGTGATTTTCTTCAGTAGCCAGGTCAGTGCAGCAGGATATGGCGGGCAAGCTCAATCTGAAGGAAAAGCAACTAGTTCAATAGATGAGGCAATCAAACATGCAGAGATGGCCAAGGCACATGGAGATGATGCGAAGGAAATTCTTAAACATGCGGAAATAAGCTTAAAGTATGCCAAAGATACTGTGGTAGAAGTCATTGAAAAAATAAATATCTCAGGGATGGAGCGCATAGATGCGTCAATTAAGCACTTGGAAGAAGCTATAAAGCACGCCAAATTAGGGCATGCCGATGTTGCCAGCAAGCATATCGATGCAGCGTTAAATGAGATGCACGCATATTCCGCCAAGAGAGCCGATTACCTGAGTGATAATTGAGAAAAGTTATAACTATAAATAAGTTAGTGATAAATCATAATTACAGCATTTTTCGGATTAATCACATCTTGCAACAGGTAATTAAACTCTTGTTTTAGTACCTTTCATATTGGGGAAGTAAAATGCAACCAACGGATACTCAGTTAAACTTATCACCGCCTTCCTGGTGGTTTAAAATTTTTGGTATTGTTTTTATTTTAGGAGGCTTTGCCGCCTTATTTGTCCCTGCGATAGCGGGTGTTGCCATCGAGTTGTTGTTAGGATGGTTATTTCTTTTAGGAGGCTGTATTCAAGCTGGGGCTGCTTTGACCACACGCAAACATGAATCGTTTTGGTTTAAGTTTCTGTGGGCGATTCTTTTTGTGATAGTTGGATTATGGTTATTAATGCGTCCGGCTGAAGGCATACAAGCATTAGCTTTTGTTGTTGGAGCGCTATTTATTGTTGAGGGAATAATGAAACTAACATATTCCTGGCACTGGCGCAGTCAGCCTAAAATTGGTTGGGTCGCGGTAAGTGGGATTCTGTCCATCACAATAGCAATGATATTGTTAAGCGGTTGGCCCCAACAATCGGCAGCTTTATTAGGCATACTGGTTGGGATTAATTTATTAGCAAGTGGGACAGTGGCTTTATTGCTGAGTTTTAGAACGAACACTGTTAGGAATGCTGAACATGAGAAAAATAATTCCGAATCAGAATCATAACCAGTACGAAACCGAGAAAGTAAGAAATGTTTCAATCGATTGAGCCACAAATCCGGTATTTTGCTTTTCGATCAATTTCTCATGAGAAAGTTCAGGCAATTAGATGATTCTTATATAAATTTTTTCCAATCACCCTGCATTTATCCCTGCAGCAAGATCGCGGGGTATTAAGATGCAGAAAATCAAAAACGGCACGCTACGCTGACTTCAAAAACACAAACTATAATGCTCTCCGTGGTCTTACCACGGGGAATTGCAAGTTTAACGGGTACTATATGCTCGTGACATTTAAAACTGATGTTGGCGTCATTACTATGTTTGGGAATGACGCGCTTACCATATTGAAAATGATGGGGCACAGCGCAACCGTATCCGGCGCAATTCTCTGGCCGCTGATGTCTCTGCAGCCTTGAGTCGATTAAAAGCTGCTGTAGAAAAAGAAAATCGACAGCGCCAACTGAGGATGCGGAAGCGGATGAACCATTAATAGGTATGACACATCGCCTTTACTAAACCAATTTTTAGCGCCATGTTAGGGGACAAATGATCCTAAATAGAAGAGAAACCTATTTATTTCACCCCCGGCAGGGCCGAGGGTATTTACTGATTCGTACGATTAATGGCCAGATTGACGCATATGCTTCATTGCTTCTTCGGAATGCTTGGCTGATTCTTCTGCATGCCCCATCTCGGCATGTTTAATAGCTTCTTCTAAATGCTTGATAGCTTCATCCATATGCTTGTGAGCCGCAGCATGATCATCTCTTGCTGCTTTAGCATGTGCCAAGCTATCTTTTGCATGTTGGAGCGCATCTTTGGCATGCCCCATTTCGCCATGTGCCTGAGCTTTCCCAGCGTGCTCCATCGCTTCTGAAGTATGCCCAGCATCAGCTGCCAAAACTTGTGTACTCATAAAAATCGCTAATATTCCGGTTGCAATCGTTGTTGATATGGCTCGCATGATAATTACTCCTTTTTGGTACGTTGATAAAATCAATATTCTGAGTAAATCTTATTGATCAAACAGCAGCTTCGAAGAAAATCTTGGTCTATAGAACAAAACAATGGTTAACTGCGATTCTCAAGTTCAATGATGATTATGATCATCACTATCCCCGTTGTGATCCATTTTCATAGCATTAAGTTCTTTTCTCTGAACTTCTGATAAAACAGCATGTATCGCCTGACGCTCGTTAACGTGATGCTCGACCATTGCATTGAAAGCATCCGCATGATCCTTACCGAGCTTACGTAACTGAGCATCGCTCGTATTGGGCTTCATACTTTCTTTTTGGAATGCCATCATACTTTTCATCAGTTTTTCCTTGAGTTGCTTATGCTCTTGTTCGTGCTTTAGGTGTAAACGAACAATTTTTCCCAGTTGCTCATCACTTAGTTTCAATATATCTGTATGAGCAATGATCATATGAGCATAATCATGCCCTTCCTTCATCATACTGGCCCTTTTCTTGTCACCACCGTGCTTACCGCCTTTTCCTTTATCCTTGCCACGGTCACCATGTTCACTTTCCTTATCTTGACCGTGCTGATGGGCCTGAGCAACTATGAAATTTTTATTCTCAAATTGATTCCCAGCGAAATTATCAGCAGCTAATGAGAAAGAGACCGTGCCTAGCGTAATGGCAAAAACAGAAGCGGTAATAGTAGAAATGATGGATTTTTTGCTGATCATGATGAATTCTCCTAAGCTTGGTTGAATATGCACATTGCAAACCTTTAAAAGCAGTATTACTTACCTCAGAAATCTTTACCTCGCGGCGCTCTGCACGTTCCATGATAGCCCAAAGATCGGTCAATCTGAATGAACTGAAAACACCACTTTTTAACCATAGCATATTTCCAGCTATTTGAATGTTTATCATTTTTTTGTTATAGCTTTTACAAAGATTTTGTCTTACCATCGAATCAGAATGAGTCAATTCATGACTCATTCTATCCATTAAATGTGATTCATTTCACTATTTCTCAGGAGGCTATCATGCGACGAATCTATTTTCTTGTTCCTGACATTTCTATTACTAAGCGTATCGTAGATGATTTACTGGCAGCAAAAATCGAGGATCGACATATCCACGTAATTGCAAAACGCGGTACGCCACTTGAAGATTTACCTGAAGCCAATCTGTTACAAAAAAGTGATTTTATTCCAGCTGTGGAACAAGGCCTGGCACTCGGCGGTACAACCGGCATGCTCGCCGGGTTGGTCGCAGTCATCCTTCCCCCCGCATCAACGGTTATTGCGGGTGGCATTCTGCTTGCAACCACGCTTGTAGGCGCGGGGGTCGGTGCATGGGTGAGCGGCATGGTGGGTATGAGTATTGGCAACAGACGGATTAAAGAATTTGAGGATGCGGTTGAAGCGGGGCATTTTTTAGTACTGGTCGATGTACCAACTGATAGAGTACTTGAGATAGAGAGGCGTGTTAAACAACATCTACCTGAAGTAGAAATTGAAGGTACAGAACCAATGATACCTGTGTTTCCCTGATAAGAAATAACGGTTCTTTTAGATGTGCTGTAACGGAGTGGGCTGATGCGCTCAGGCTATGGTTATTGATCGCGGTTTTCCATGTGAAACCTGTGGAGGATGCGGTGTGCGACCGGCGCGAGAATAACACCAGCGACGATGATAACAACCAAGCCACAGTAAAGTGCATAGAGACCTGCAAAGAGCTTGCCGCCAAAAGTTATCGGTGTATTCACCGGTCCCATTCCGCCCAATAGCATAGATGCGTTTAGGAATGCATCAATCCAGCTCTGATCTTCAAGAATGTGATATCCGCTCATACCGAGAAACAGTGAAATGACTATGAGTGCGAGCGCGATGATTCCGCTGTGAGCCAGCCGAATAATGAACTGGTGCTGAGGGATTACGGATTGAGTGCGATTTTCAAACTCTGGAAGCAGTCTTTTCACTGGTCACCTAACGCGGGATATACACGGCATTATATTTCCAATAATTCCACAAAGACGCCGTACCTTATTTATCAGAAGAGAATAAAATCATAACTGCTTTGATCCTGGTTGTTCTGACACTCACATCGAAATCCTTTTCTCACAATGAAATTACAAAATAAACTTGCGGGACATGTCAGGCTTTTTGGTCAACAAGTCTATCAATTAAATCTACCACATGCCCAGATTCCATCATTCCTTGCATTGGATGCTTATCTTCAGCAAAAATAGCCTCCCTCAGCGTGTTTAACTCAATTGGAGTGATTTTTGCCTTTAGCAATACGTAGTAGATCAATTCATATCTGATCTGGCTTAGGTTATCTACGATAAACGAAAGCCCAGTTCGTTTCACACAAGCAATCATGGCTCTTCGTTGCAGCCATAATTCTTTGCCCCAAGTATCAGGCGCATCTTCCAGGTTTGTTAATGCAATCCTCTGAATGATTTCCGAATCACTTTGATGGTTGATGATATATGACAGTGCAAAGGATATCGCTGGGTATAATGCATCGAATTTGTTCCATTCAGCGAGAGTGGTATTGTCAATGTGATCCACTATGCCAGATTCTTCTATCCGCTCATCAGGACCACTTTTTTGTTTGCCAATACCAAGAAGCCACCAGCCGTAATAAAAATTCAACAAATCCAGCGCATTTTTGAGAATTATTTCCTTTTTAGTCACAAACTGATTCCAACACGCTTCATCGCTTAACAGGTTTATATCGCTGAGTTCCGCTTTGAATGCACTGGAACAGGCTTGTCTTCTGGTGAGATAGGCTTGCACGGCTTCATGCCCAAATTTGGCTTGCAGGATATTGAACAGCTCAACATCAAAGCCACAGGCAAAATAATGGTCGTATAAACGGCAGAATGCCAGATTAATCAATGATTCCGGGTTGTTGGGGTCTTCGAGTTGTTGTATTTCAGTTTTAATATCATCCGATTCCTGGAGATAGCTAAACCGGTAACCTTGTGTACCTCTATGACCAGTTTCCACAACATGCAACATGATGCCTTCGTAACAATATCCACACATATCATCCACCTATATAAGTTTTTTAGAAAAGAATTAACGCTTTCTAAAATTAGTACGGTCTGGTAAGTGGTGCTGTCGTTTACGAATGACTACCTACCGTCAAGTCATTGCAGTAATTTGCCCAGGGCAATCGGGCTAAAAGAGGCTTGAAAACAGAAACAAGATGAGGTATTAGCTTTATCATTTTGATTTCAAATGATAGAGAAACCGATAGCGTCAATTATCCATCACTTTTCAAGCATTGAAGACCCGAGAGTAGACAGGCAAAAGAAACACCAGTTACAGGATATATTTTTTATCGCCTTATGCGCTGTTATCTGTGGGGCGGACAATTGGGTGGCTATTGAAGAATTTGGCAAAGCCAAGATAGACTGGTTCACTAAATTGCTTGGTTTGCAGCATGGGATACCCGCGCATGATACCTTTGGAGATGTTTTTGCAGCGATAGACAATGAACAGTTTGGCGAGTGTTTTTCCAACTGGGTGTCTGACTTAGCCAGTCTGACTGAAGGAGAAGTCATTGCAATTGATGGTAAATGCTTAAGGCGTAGCATTGATAAGGCTTCAAGAAAGGCAGCTATCCATATGGTCAGTGCATGGGCGCAGCACAATAGCCTGGTCTTGGGTCAGGTTAAAGTGGACAATAAATCCAATGAAATTACGGCCATTCCCAAGCTGTTATCGCGACTGAATATTGCAGGAAGTGTGATTACAGTTGATGCCATGGGTTGCCAGAAAAGAATTGCTCAGCAGATTATTCAACAAGGTGGCGATTATGTCTTGAGCCTGAAGGGCAACCAGGGTAACTTACATGAAGATGTTGCCACGTATTTTACCTCGCAGTTATCGCCTGAAGCCGCCATGGTGACTGTTGATGGGGATCATGGACGCATTGAAACACGTACTATCTGTGTGACAGATGAGATCGCATGGTTAAAAGAACGTCATGCTTGGGCAGGACTACAAAGTATCATTGCGGTTACAGCAACAAGAGAATCAGAAAATAGAATCACCGGGGAAACGCGTTATTTCATCAGTAGTCTGAGCGCCAATAATCCGGCTAAACTGGAACATGCTGTTCGCGCTCATTGGGCTATCGAGAACAATTTACATTGGGTGCTTGATATTGCTTTTGATGAAGATAGCAACCGGACACGCAAAGGCCATAGTGCAGCCAATCTTGCCACTATCAGACATATTGCTTTAAACCTGATAAATAAAGAAAAAATATCAAAAGTCGGTGTAAAAATAAAACGATTAAAGGCCGGTTGGAATAATGATTATTTGCTCCGCATTATTGGAGTAATTTAAGGCTATGTAGTAATTAACTGTTGAAATTGTCTTGTTTTCCCAAGTGACATTAGGAAACAAAGGGTTGGTGTAACGTTCTGACCGAGACGGTCAATCATTCTATGCCACCCCAGATAACTTGCAAGATAGCGTGTTGCCACACCATGGAACTTCGCCATCCATTGTCTGAGTCGGCTGCCATAAGCATTAACATTCTGAATGTGGTAAACATCGTTGATAACTCGTTGACCTGCAGCAATGTTGACTGGACGATGAACAATTCTTGCATTCCTGGTGATCTGTCTGTAGGCGGGCATTCCATCTGTGCAGAGAATGACATCTTTGCTTAACAAAGGGATAAGCACTGTTCCGATTTGCTCTGCGCTTGTGTCATGCAGTATACGGTCATCAGTTTCACCATAACGATCGCGCACCACTAGCACAGGTATCTGTTCTTTTGATGTGCCGCGCTTGGCAGCTTTGCCGCCTCGTTTGCGTGCGGCTCTCGGTAAATGATGTTGTCCCTTAAAAGATTCCAGAAAATACATTTCGTCAGCTTCAACAATGCCATTCATTTTGGGAGATTGATGGAGTGCAGGCGTTCGCAAAAAACGGTGACGCCATTTAAAGCTCGTGTTCGTGGTTACTCCGCAGCTGACCGCTGCTTTACGTACACTTACCCTTGAACCATCGCTTGCTCATAATCAAACCATTTGTCTTTGTGGCGTAATCGGGCCAATGCCGTGCCTGTCAGGGCATTAAATGTGTGATTGCAGTGGCGGCATCGGTAGCGTTGTAACTCACTGGCTTTACCCCACCGATACAGCTTTGTTTCCTGACAATAGGGACAAATTCGTTCTTCATTCTGCCCTTGCTCAATCAATTCTATGATCGTATCAGCACCGGCTTTTCTTTCTAATCTTTCTCGAAGCTTGTCTCGCTGACCGCGGCTCATCCTCTCAATCGATTTTATCCAATCTTTGAATTCAGCTGCTTTCATGATGCATAACCCCTCTTTTACATTCCGATGCATATTTGACTAGCAATTCAACAATTAATTGCTACAGAGCCTAATTTAAGCCCGATTGCCCTGGTAATTTGCCCAGTCATTCATAAGATGAATTCGTTTATCAAATAAATCTCCTCTGCGATAAGCGGCCTCGACCTTATTGGCAATTGTGTGGGCCGGTGCCATTCCACAGACTTCTTGCGGATAAGCAGTGGTTCCGCTCGCCCAGTCTCGGAAGGTTGATCTGAACCCATGTGCCGTCAAATCATTACGACCCATACGCTTTAACGCTGCGGTTAAACTCATATCCGATAGTGGCTTATCTTGATTGACACCGGGGAACACATAATTGGATACATGGATCGCTTGGCACAACAAAACGATTTTTGGCGGCCTAAAAAGTGATTGCTTATAATAATCAATTGGCTAAAAATGTGCCAAAACAAAAATATAGCAAAAATTGGCCGTATGATGTTAAAGATGGGTTATGGTAGCGCCCGCTCTCACTGTCGGGCGAGAATTGAGTCGGCATTGATTAAAAATTCCTACATAGCCCCTACATGACGCATATATCGAAACATTAAAATCTTTTAAATAATTATAACCTATTGATTATATGGTGCTGTTGTGCAGAATCGAACTGCGGACCTACTGATTACGAATCACAGGTTCAGTGCACGCCGCTTATTGTTTTCGAAGAACTCTTGGTCGAGCTTAAAATTGGAGCGGTTATCAATATAGTCTCCCCACTTCACCATTAGCTCACGTCGCTTTTCGAATAAATCACTTCTCCGGTAAGCAGCCTCGGTTTGATTCTGAACCGAGTGAGCTAGCGCAGCTTCACATACGTCCCGTGGAAAATTGGTTTTGTCACCACACCAATCACGAAATGAACTACGTAGGCCATGCACAGTAGCTTTGGGATAAGATACGATTTTTAGTGTTTTACTAACTGCTACATCACTGAGCTTTTGACCAAATACCATGCCATCATTCGCTGATTTATATTTTTCTAATTTGGTAAGTATTTCCAAGCACTCATCATTTAACGGTACACGATGCTCTCGACCCGATTTCATTCGGTTGGGTGGTATTGTCCATGTCTTTGTGGTCATGTTAACCTCATCCCAAGTGATTCCGCGAGCTTCTGAACTTCTGCAAGCCGTCAGGGCTATCCACCTAACGCAATATGCACTCATGCAGTCTTTAGCACGTAGCGCCTGCATAACATCTGGCAGCTGCATATACGGAATCGCATTGAAATGGACAACAGGGGATACTTTCTTGGGTGCTGCAAATACGTGATCTAAACAACCTTTCCATCGAGCTGGGTTACTTTTATCAATATCCTCATGAAGAAAAGCGTAATCCAGCACAACTTCTATTCGCTGTCTTACCCTTGAAGCAGTTTCCGTCTTACCTTTCCAAATCGGATTGAGTACAGCTTTGACATCATCCACGCCAATATCTGTTATGGATTTATCGCCTATGAATGGAAATGCATATTGCTCGAGCGTGTTTTTCCATTGGCTTGCATGTTTACTATTTCGCCAGCCAGCCTTTTTATGCTCTATGCATTCGAGAGCATAATCAGAAAAAGTCTTGCTAGGCTTTTCTATCCGTAATACTTCTTTTGGGGATTGTCCTCGTGCGATTGCACGCCGCATGTTACTGGCTATCTCTCGGGCCTCAGCAAGCGTTCTATCATTTGTTGAGCCTAATCCAAGCTCAATTGCCCGGCCATTCTGCTTATATCGAAATCCAGCTACGAGAGCCAGAATCTCTTACCCGTAAAAGTAGATTATCGCCGTCTGAGTGTGTGCCAGGTGGGAATGAATTGATTTGTACAGCTTTTAGCTTTTTGACTTCTTTCGCCATCTCGTCTTACCATCCGTCTTACCAGAAAAGTTGGATGTTAGTATATTTCATGAGACAGCTTTGGACAAATTTTTAAGTGAATCTATTGATTTATTGACTTATTTATACTTCTTTGGATTTCTTTGGATGATTGATTGGCGGAGAGAGAGGGATTCGAACCCTCGATAAGCTTTTTGTGCCTATACTCCCTTAGCAGGGGAGCGCCTTCGACCACTCGGCCATCTCTCCGTTATTTATTTCGACAAGCTAATTCTCAATGAATATTATTATTTTCGTTAAAGTGCCTGTTCCAGATCAAATGCTTTATGCAGCACTCTGACAGCGAGTTCCATATACTTTTCATCGACAACAACGGATACTTTTATTTCGGAAGTAGCAATCATCTGAATATTGATTCCTTCTTCTGCGAGCACACGGAACATTTTACTGGCTATACCAGCGTGAGAACGCATGCCAACCCCAACTACTGAGACTTTCGCAATTCTATCACCTCCCAGTACATCGCGTGCGCCAATATGAGGCTGGATCTTTTCTTTCAAGATATTCATCGTATTTTTAAACTCATTGCGATGAACGGTAAATGAGAAATCTGTCAACCCATCGTGGCCTACATTTTGGATAATCATATCCACATCAATATTAGCATCAGCCACAGGCCCGAGAATTTGGTAAGCAATACCAGGATGGTCGGGAACACCTAATACAGTAATTTTCGCTTCATCACGATTAAATGCGATTCCTGAAATGACCGCTTGTTCCATATTTTCATCTTCCTCAAAAGTAATCAGAGTACCTTGACCTGCATCCTCAAAACTGGATAAAACTCTCAACTTTACTTTATATTTTCCTGCAAATTCGACAGATCTTAATTGTAAAACTTTGGAGCCAAGACTTGCCATTTCAAGCATTTCTTCAAAGGTTATTGTATTCAGTCTTCTTGCCTCAGCAACTACGCGAGGATCTGTCGTATAGATCCCATCCACATCCGTATAAATCTGGCATTCATCGGCTTTTAAGGCAGCTGCCAGAGCTACTCCGGTAGTATCTGATCCGCCTCGACCCAGTGTGGTGATGCTGCCTTTCTCATCAATTCCTTGAAATCCGGCGACTACAACCACATAGCCGGCTTCTAGGTCGCTTCGAATTTTTGCTTCATCAATACTTAATATCCGGGCTTTGGTATGTGTGCTATCGGTCAGTATTCGTACTTGCGGACCGGTATAGCTTTTAGCTTTGACGTTAAGTTCCATCAATGCCATAGCTAATAGTGCTATGGATACTTGCTCACCGGTGGAAATCATCACATCCAATTCACGGGGATCAGGATTTTCCTGTACTTCGTGCGCAAGAGCAATGAGGCGGTTCGTTTCACCACTCATTGCAGAAACAACAACTACAATTTGGTGTCCTTGCGAATGGAATTTTGCTACTCTGCGCGCAACATTCTTTATCCGCTCAGTGCTTCCAACCGATGTGCCGCCATATTTTTGAACGTAAAATGCCACAGATTAAAACCCGCTAAATTTTAGTATGGAAAAATTTTTCAATTTTACATGCTTCCCTCAAAGAAAACTAGCAGGCCGTTGAAAAACGTTTTCGAGGCAGCCGATGCAAGGCAAAAACAGGCGAAAAAGCGCAGTTTATGCTTAATAAATGAGTATTTTGAGCCTGTTTTTAACACCGCAGCGGCAACGTAGATAGTTTTCAACGGCTTGCTAGACAAAATTCTTGTCAATTTCGAAAAGATTCAATAAATAGAAAAATCTCTACAGGGGAATTTTTCTGCTCGTTCTTTAGGTTTCAAGAATCTGGATAAAGAAAAATTTTGTGAAGATACGAATAGTTTAGGATATTAATAAATTGCTGTCTTTCTGATATTTTTCACTAATTTCGGGAACCTTCCTCTCATTCCAGGCAATCAGTATTCTTTTTCAGACTGCGGCGTGCATAATACGCAAAACCTACGGTGTTTCGCTGCCCGCGAAGAATCCAATCGTGAGCTTCCCGGCCTAATTTAGGATCAATCGGCTGAATCTTGCCCGCCGCAGCGGCCAGTAAATGCATGCGGGCCGCCCTTTCGAATGCAATGGATAAAATACAGGCTTCTTCAATGTTCGAAGCGGCAACCAGCAAGCCATGATGCGCTAACAACAAGGCGCGCTTGCTGCCAATGGCTTTGGAAATCATCTCGCCCTCTTCGTTTCCTACCGGTATACCCGGCCACTTAGGCAAGAAAGCTACGTCGTCATATAATACGCAGTTATCCATGTGCGATATTTCCAGCGGCACCTCCAACATACTAAGGGCGGCGGTATGCACGGCGTGCGTATGAATAATGCATTGCACATCAGGTCTGGCGCGATACAGCCATGAATGAAAACGATTGGCCGGATTTGCCATGCCATCGCCTTGCAGAACTTCCAGATCTTCATTAACGAGCAAAAGATTACTCGCGCAAATTTCGTCAAAACCCATGCCCAGCCGTTGGGTTAAATATGTTCCCGGTTTCTCGCCTCGCGCCGTGATTTGTCCTGCCAATCCCGAATCATGCCCATTTTCAAACAAAATACGGCAGGTCAGTGCCAATTTTTGCGCCTGCGTGTAATTTGTCCCTTGGAGATGCGTATCCATCTGAACCAAGGATTGCTTGATCAACTGTTCTTTATCTAGATTAAAAGTCTTATTGCTCATATTAGCTCACTTGTTTTGTTCTTATTAATCAGAATGAAGGCGGCGTTATTTCTCGTAAATTCAAGAATCTTCCTGAATGGAAATGAACCGTTCAATTTCACGCCTATCGCGCTTGGTTGGACGGCTTTTAGTAAAAAATGGCTGCGGTTGCGCTTTTAATCTGGCTGCCAGCAATTCCCGTTGTTTCCGGCTTTCTTCGGTTTCTTTGTAGAGTTGCTGTGCTTGCGTTGCGGAGCCTCGTTTATTAGATAATTCCAATATTTCAATATTATATTGATAATTATTAATTCGAATTGTCAACATATCCCCTACTGCAACTATTTTGGCAGGCTTTACGCGGTGGCCGGTTACAGTAATCCGCCCACGCTCAATTGCTTCGGCTGCCAATGAGCGTGTTTTAAAGAAGCGTGCTGCAAACAGCCACTTATCAATGCGATGTTTCTCTATTTTTTCAGATTGTTGCACTGTAAAATTAATCTATTAGATTAGTATTAATTTGAATCTTATTTTGTAAAGTCTTATGAACCGGGCATTGATTGGCGATTTCCAGTAACCGGGCGCGCTGTGCTTTATCCAGATTACCTGTCAATTGAATGCGCCGGGTAATTACGTCAATGAGTTGCGATTGCTTTTCACACCCGGCGCAATCTTCCGCATGAATCCGGTTGTGATGCAATGCAACTTGGATATTCCGTAAATCAATTTGTTTATGATTTGCATACATGCGTAATGTCATCGAAGTACAACTGCCCAGTGCCGCAAGTAATAACTCATAAGGGTTTAGTCCAAGATCGGCGCCACCGAGTGCAATCGGTTCGTCACTGATGATGCGATGATGCTGCGTCAGAATCTCTCGCGTAAATTTTTTATCGCATTCTCGCACAATCACGCTGCCCTGCTCGACTGACGGCTTTTCCGCTTTTTCTTCTTTATCAGAAATCTGATCCGTTTTCAGATAGCGGCTCGCCCACGCAGATAAAACCTCTGCCACATATCGTGAATCCTCAGGATTGGATAGTAGATGATCTGCGTGGTCAAGCGACACAAAGCTCTTGGGATGTTTGGCTGCGGAATATATCCGTGCCGCCTCGTCGATAGAAACCACGGCATCTACAGGCGAATGAAATATCAGCAGAGCCTTTTTCAACGCTTGAACATGTGCAACAGAATTATATTTCTCTAAATCATCAATAAATTGACGCTTTATATTAAACCTTCTTCCACCCAATTCAACTTGTACGGATTGTTTATCCTGCAATTCACGGTATGAATCTGCAAATAAATGTTTAATATGCGCCGCCGTTGCCGGTGCGCCAATAGTAACTACTGCTTGCACTGCTGGCAGATCTTGAGCTACCGCCAGTACGGCAGAGCCACCCAGACTATGTCCGATTAAAAGAGATGGCGCAGCATATTGCTGCGCAAGATAATTAGCTGCGGCTAATAAATCCTGTAAATTGGACGAGAAGTTGGTATTTGAGAAATCACCTTTACTATTCCCCAGCCCGGTAAAATCAAACCGCAATACTGCGATTCCCTGATCTGCAAGGGAAAGTGCGATTCGTGCAGCAGCCGGATTATCTTTGGAGCAGGTAAAACAATGGGCAAATAGCGCGTAGGATTTAATAGTCTTGGATGGCATTTCCAGCAAACCCGATAAAGATTCGCCTTGTAGATTCTTAAATACCGCTTCAATTCTTGGCATGGATTATTTACCTATTAGCAACAGATCATTCAAAACTTTTTAAACCAGAATGCTGTAGGCAAATAGTACCAAAATTAGATTAAGCTCATCTCTAAAAATCCAAATTCCGTCACAACACTTTGTTACTCTAAAAAATGTTTACTTACATATCAGATATATGCTGCGAGAAAATGATTAATATCAGGTTAGTCAGTTTTTTGAAGCATCCGGATCAGGAAATACGATTCCAATAGTTAGAAAGTCAATTCCGTCGCTAACGATATT
Proteins encoded in this window:
- a CDS encoding Spy/CpxP family protein refolding chaperone, with protein sequence MISKKSIISTITASVFAITLGTVSFSLAADNFAGNQFENKNFIVAQAHQHGQDKESEHGDRGKDKGKGGKHGGDKKRASMMKEGHDYAHMIIAHTDILKLSDEQLGKIVRLHLKHEQEHKQLKEKLMKSMMAFQKESMKPNTSDAQLRKLGKDHADAFNAMVEHHVNERQAIHAVLSEVQRKELNAMKMDHNGDSDDHNHH
- the smbP gene encoding small metal-binding protein SmbP; this encodes MRAISTTIATGILAIFMSTQVLAADAGHTSEAMEHAGKAQAHGEMGHAKDALQHAKDSLAHAKAARDDHAAAHKHMDEAIKHLEEAIKHAEMGHAEESAKHSEEAMKHMRQSGH
- a CDS encoding site-specific integrase gives rise to the protein MRRAIARGQSPKEVLRIEKPSKTFSDYALECIEHKKAGWRNSKHASQWKNTLEQYAFPFIGDKSITDIGVDDVKAVLNPIWKGKTETASRVRQRIEVVLDYAFLHEDIDKSNPARWKGCLDHVFAAPKKVSPVVHFNAIPYMQLPDVMQALRAKDCMSAYCVRWIALTACRSSEARGITWDEVNMTTKTWTIPPNRMKSGREHRVPLNDECLEILTKLEKYKSANDGMVFGQKLSDVAVSKTLKIVSYPKATVHGLRSSFRDWCGDKTNFPRDVCEAALAHSVQNQTEAAYRRSDLFEKRRELMVKWGDYIDNRSNFKLDQEFFENNKRRALNL
- a CDS encoding ISAs1 family transposase; its protein translation is MIEKPIASIIHHFSSIEDPRVDRQKKHQLQDIFFIALCAVICGADNWVAIEEFGKAKIDWFTKLLGLQHGIPAHDTFGDVFAAIDNEQFGECFSNWVSDLASLTEGEVIAIDGKCLRRSIDKASRKAAIHMVSAWAQHNSLVLGQVKVDNKSNEITAIPKLLSRLNIAGSVITVDAMGCQKRIAQQIIQQGGDYVLSLKGNQGNLHEDVATYFTSQLSPEAAMVTVDGDHGRIETRTICVTDEIAWLKERHAWAGLQSIIAVTATRESENRITGETRYFISSLSANNPAKLEHAVRAHWAIENNLHWVLDIAFDEDSNRTRKGHSAANLATIRHIALNLINKEKISKVGVKIKRLKAGWNNDYLLRIIGVI
- a CDS encoding membrane protein, with the protein product MRRIYFLVPDISITKRIVDDLLAAKIEDRHIHVIAKRGTPLEDLPEANLLQKSDFIPAVEQGLALGGTTGMLAGLVAVILPPASTVIAGGILLATTLVGAGVGAWVSGMVGMSIGNRRIKEFEDAVEAGHFLVLVDVPTDRVLEIERRVKQHLPEVEIEGTEPMIPVFP
- a CDS encoding HdeD family acid-resistance protein; this translates as MQPTDTQLNLSPPSWWFKIFGIVFILGGFAALFVPAIAGVAIELLLGWLFLLGGCIQAGAALTTRKHESFWFKFLWAILFVIVGLWLLMRPAEGIQALAFVVGALFIVEGIMKLTYSWHWRSQPKIGWVAVSGILSITIAMILLSGWPQQSAALLGILVGINLLASGTVALLLSFRTNTVRNAEHEKNNSESES
- the smbP gene encoding small metal-binding protein SmbP, giving the protein MNNISTILAAGILVIFFSSQVSAAGYGGQAQSEGKATSSIDEAIKHAEMAKAHGDDAKEILKHAEISLKYAKDTVVEVIEKINISGMERIDASIKHLEEAIKHAKLGHADVASKHIDAALNEMHAYSAKRADYLSDN